The DNA region TGAAGCTGTCTTTACTGACATTCTTCGATTAGATTGCCACTTCTTGCAGCTTTGCACGTGTGCGATCGAACCTAATCTCTGGACCTTTCTTCAGTCTCGGCTGGTTTTCGGCTTGAGTATGGATTCTCTCACGACTCATCCCTCGAACGCTCAGCAGGCGAGGGCCTTCACCTCTCCTGCCTCCCTGTCCTTCCCCGGTGGTGCGGGTGACGCGACAACCCCGCCGTCCTCTGAAAAAGATGGTGTCATGGCGATGGGTTCTCAGGGTGCGAATGGAGTGATGAATGGCCAGCAGCACGGAGGTCAAGCCGCCAACGGCAATGGGGTGATGCCCGCAACTCCTGCTGCGACTCCTGGTGCCAATGCGCCGGGTAGTGGTATTGTGCCTACCTTGCAGTGAGTATACTCTtgctgtttttttttttttttctggaCCACCAGAATACTGAACATGTTCTCTTCTTTAAAGAAACATCGTCGCAACTGTCAACCTTGACTGTCGTTTGGATTTGAAAACCATCGCACTCCACGCAAGAAATGCGGAGTACAACCCAAAGGTATTACTTTCCACACCTCCCTGAAGTGTCTATGCGTCAGGGTACAGTGTGGCTGAACTGTTGTCTTCTCTGACTTAGCGTTTCGCTGCCGTGATCATGCGTATTCGAGAACCGAAGACCACTGCGTTGATTTTCGCGTCGGGAAAAATGGTTGTCACCGGTGCCAAATCGGAAGATGACTCCAAGTTGGCGTCCAGGAAATACGCACGGATTATCCAGAAGCTTGGTTTCAATGCCAAGTTCACGGATTTCAAAATCCAGAACATCGTCGGCTCTTGTGACATCAAGTTCCCCATTCGTTTGGAGGGTCTGGCTAGTCGCCACCACAATTTCAGTTCTTACGAACCCGAATTGTTCCCGGGTCTCATCTACCGTATGATGAAGCCCAAGATCGTCCTGTTGATCTTCGTCAGTGGCAAGATTGTCTTGACAGGTGCCAAGGTCCGTGAAGAGATCTACCAGGCATTCGAGATGATCTATCCTGTGCTTTCTGGTATGTTCCTCGTCTCCTGTTCTCGATGGACTCTCGCTAACTGCTCATACAGACTTCCGCAAGGTTTAAGGCTATGCGTTGATACTCCAAGCACAGGAGATCATCATCAAACATACTTCACACTTCTCCATTACCTTGTATTATCACTTTCTTATTTTCTTTTGCCCGGAGGTTTCGAGCAGGACTTTGTGCCTCGCTCACTCTTTGATTTTACGATTGTTTATGCTAGCATTATCCGGCGTTCTAGCGATTCGAAGGTGGTTACCCGGTTGTCTGCTTTTTCACGTTCAAATATTACAATTAGATGGTCGCACACCGCAGGGATAGGGGGCGGTACTGTGCGCTGGTCGAATGGTTGCCTCCTTAATtatttgccctttgcctatTGACAAGGAAGTTGGGTTACTGGTTTGAGAGGGAAAAATGGGAAAGAAAAagccagaaaaaaaaagttctCGTTAGGGGATGGGATTTGGGATTCGTTACGAGGCTGACGTTAATGGTAGTATCCGTTCTTGATGCTCCTAAAAAATAATGAATGGTTCAATTGACTATACAGCCCTAAGTAAACAGCTTCATCTTTCGTAGTACGTCTTTCTTTGTCGACGGCTCTGGTTAATGTAGGCTAACTAGGACACTGTTCCCAACTGGAGTTCTACATCGAGATGACAACTGactgagaaaaaaaaatctgaTATCACATTCTGGAACGCATATCTATACACAAACATACCTGTACATCCTTCGTATATATATACCTCATACTACACAATCCATCACAATTACAGCTTACTCTCCCTCTTCGACTTGGCCAACTCCTCCATCAGCAAAAGCCCCTTCTGCCCCGACCGACTCCCATCCTCAGTTCCCTCGAACACATCCGCATCCTTGGCTTCCGGCCACTTCCACAGATCCCGCAATTCGAGTTCCAGCGTGCCCTCCATCGCATCGACGACTTTGTCGCCCAGCACAGGGAAGAATTTGTAGGCGTGGCCGCTGCCGCCGGTGGCGATGAAGAGGTTTTTGGAAGTTGGGTGGTGGGTTACGATGAAGTCGCCTTCGGGGCTATTTGTATTTGTCAGTATATATGTGTAGGGTTGGTGGGGGTAGAAAGGACGTACGTGTCTGTGTACCAGCAGACGCGAGTCTTGACGAATGGTCGATCCGCCAGGTCAGGGAGGAACTGCTTCATTGCATCCCGGAAGGCTTGCTCGCCCTCGAGAGGGATGGGGACGCCCTTTTCGGGAATACTGACTTGCATCGTTCCCTTGCCGTCGGGGCCTGGGACAGAGACGGTCACCGGGTTGTGGTAGCCGTAGCCGTGGCGAGCGATTTTGAGGAGGTTGTCCCGTGGAGGGATGATGAACATGCCCGTTGCGAAGTTAAGGACAGTGGGCATGTTGTAGAGGCGTTCTTGCTCTTCGTCCGTGATCTGCATGTAGGCCAATGCCTGACCGGTGGAGAGTGTCCGGCCGCGCAGGTCGATGAGTTTCGCTGTCCAGGCGCCTGTCGCGAGGACGACTAGGTCTGCGGTCAGGGTAGTGTCATCGGACAGCACGACACCAGTGACCttatccttctccttctcatcatAAAGCAACCGCTCAACTTCCCCCGTCTTAAACACAACCTTCCCTTCCTTATCAAGAAGCTGCTTCGCATACGCAACCGTCGCCCCGGCATCCGACCACCCAGACCCCCAATTCACATACCCCCCCTCAACATCTAACTCCTCCGAATACGCCGGCGCCGCCCGCAACACATCCTTCTTACTCGGCAGAAGCTCTACCTTATCCCCCTCCAACTCTTTCACATTCTTATAGCTCTTCATCGCATAGTCCCGCCCATTTCCCTGGCCATTGGGATAGACTAGCATAAGTCCGTTCTGCGTGTAGCGGCCGTCAGCTCCCCATTCGGTGTTGCGCCAGCGGTCGATGGCTGCGACACCGAGTTTCGAGTACACAGGATTGGAGTAGTCGGCACGGACGATGCGCGAGGTGTCGACGGAGGAGCCTTCGGGGTTGGGAATTGTGGGGGAGGATTCGAGGAGGGTTACTTTGGAGGCTGGGTGGCGGGATGAGAGGGACAAGGCCGTGGATACTGTCGTTGTTGGTTAGTGGTGTCCTTATGTCTTGTTTAATCGCAATCCGTCGCGATTGGTATTCGGGGGATATCGATACTCACGCCCGAAAACTCCTCCTCCCACGATTAGAATATTCTTCGGTAGTGCCATTATCTGCTAAAATCCCCTCGAAATGGCAACTTAATTGTATTCAAGAGTACTGGTACTCCTGACAAAATCTCCAAAAAATCTGCGGATGCGGAGAAGTCAATTGGCTTTTTTAAGGTGGCTGATAAGGTCGTGAGATCTGACACCGCTTTCTCCGACGTTGCTCCATCGTACTTTGACCATACTCACACTACTGTTAGTATATTGATATACTCAGTCATAATGCCGCCCAAGCTAACATCTGACAGGCACGATGAGCGCATCCCGAGTAGGGAGAGCCTCTTTGAAGAAAGCGGGATCCGTCCCGGGCCCGCAGCGACTCAATAGCCAAATTCCCCAACCACAGTGAGTCTAAGCCTCCAAACCCCAGAAAATAATTCAAATTCCTAACTGAAATAGAAAGAAAACCCTCCCCAAACGTACAAACCCATTACTCGTGAACCCACCCCCCTCAGCAACCGCCCCAAAACATGGCATCTCGCCCCGCATCATGACCTTCATGGGTATCGGCATGCTCACCATAAGCACTTACTGCGGTTTTCTCTACGCCTCGTATACCCGTCAAGTGAACCAATCGCAATCTCTCACCGTCCCGCAAGATGTCTCAGACCGCTACAACCACACAGCGGCCACCTTCGACGCCGACGTCGACATGTCAGAGAGGCTGATGCGACTGGGCCGAAAACGACACGATCTTATTCAGATGGCGAAAGGGAATGTGCTCGAGGTCAGCTGCGGTACTGGCCGGAACCTGGCGTACTATGATCTGAGCCAGATGCAGGGGCAGGGACAGGGGGTGGTGGAGCGCGGACAGGGACCAGGACAGGGGCTGTTGAAAGGCTGTCGCTCCGTCACGTTTATCGACCTCAGCCCGCAGATGGTGGAGGTTACACGGCagaagtttgagaggatgcATCCACGGTCCATGCAGAGGGTGAGTTTTGCCGTGGCAGACGCGGGTGCCGTCAATCCATCAGTGGCAGGCGCTGCTGCAGCTGCTGCAAGCGCAGGAGTAGCCACACCGCGCTATTTCGACACAATCGTTCAGACAATGGGTCTCTGTTCAATGCCAGATCCGGTGGGCACGCTGCGGCATCTGGGCTCTATCACGGAGCCACAGCACGGGCGGATTCTCCTCCTCGAACATGGCCGGTCATATTATGACTGGTTGAACCGGATGCTCGATAACTTGGCCCCTGCACATGCGGATCGGCACGGGTGCTGGTGGAATCGGGATATCGGGAAGATCGTACGGGACAGCGGGCTAGAGGTtgtggaggagaagaggtGGCATTTTGGGACGACATGGCGCTATGTGCTGAGGCCGAGGCCGAAGTCGGGTTGATTTGCACGGGAGATCCTTGTATTATATTCATTGTATTATATTGGTTCTTGGTTCGTGATCCAgtcatcgccatcgcctCCTGTCTATTTCGTACGGCAGCTGATTATTGGATCCTAGGCTTATCTTGTCAGATAGAATTGCAATTAAATTCTCACAAGCTGCCGGGTCTGccgaaataaaaaaaaaaaaggaaagagagagtaAGCACAATCTGCGCTGTCTCTGAACTAATCCTAATGGCAATATGAATCTATGGATTGGCTTACAAGTCGGACCCAAAGTGTATTGATTACTGTCTTTTCAGCAGACTGCAAGTCAGCCACCAGAACCCTTGTCCAGATATCCGAGGATGACCATTCTGGATCCGTCCTAAACCCGAGCTGAGTGATGATATAGATACATAAATACGAACAGAGGATAGAAGTCGTGTTGTTGTCAGTCGTATGATTCAAATTGATACTACTTTCTTGCAAGATCATACAATCGCCATGCAGCTGCCAGTCCAAGGCGAAGTCTACTTCACTCTCCAGCAACATAGTGAATCAATATCCTCAGTCATCGTCGCCAACGGCACCGTGATAGCCCGAGGCCCAAGTCTCCAGGAACGACCCCCAGAGAACTGGATTAGTGCTCTGCGGGAGATGTCAGAACGATTGGGTAGGGATAAAGATGACGGCATCCCCCAGGACTATTCAACAGAAGCCTCGCCAACAGCGTTCGGATCTTTACCCAGATCGTCGCTTACTTCCAGTGAACCGTTTTTAACGCCGACTCCGTCTCTGGCAAAATCGGATCTGGGGTTGAAGCGGATGAAGAAGTTGCAGGATTTACTGGCAATGCTTTTCAATCACCCGATTTCCAGTGTGGAGGATCATAACCAGCAAGTGGAGGGGCTGTACAGCGGGCCGCGGATTCCTGCTTGTCCTGATGTGTCGATCATGCAGTTTGCGGAGGTCCTTGGGAGACTGGGGAATGTCTCGAGCACAGTGGGGAATGTGTACGGGTTACTTAGTTGGCAGATTTTCAAGATGGAAGAAGACCGGTTGGTACATGATGAGGGCTTGTCTCCGAATTTCGCTGCGAAACAGGTAACTATTGTCTCCTCGATCTTGATTCTACGATACATCTTGCTAACGCTTAGGCAGATGAACAAGAAAATGGCCGAAGTGCTTAAGCGTCGAGGCAAGGCAAAAGACTGGGCTAGCGATGCACGGCGCGCAGTCACGATGGTATTTGGGCCGTTACGCAATGCCAGTATCTGCGTCAAATCGTTTGCCCTGATCCTTCTTGCAAGTGAGTTATCTCTTTCTTTCATGCTGCAGATATTTTGCATAACCGACTAACTGCTTACAGGCCTCTGCAGTCTAGACGGCTTACTTAAGATCGCTCACTTCCCTACCCTCCGGCGTTACTTTGAAGAGCAATTCTCGAGAATCGTCGAATCCCGAGCACCCGAGTGGGAGCTGCTTGAAGAAAGTGGCTACAAAGTATTTGATTATAAGGAGTTTTTGCGGCAGCGAGGACCGCCGTTACCCTTGTCAGtactttttttcctttcttttcgttCTTCATCATACGATGCCAATGCCGCTAACGCAAGCTACTGACAGAAACAACCAATCACATAACCTCCCGCTTGATCGACTGCTAGAATGGCGAGCCCCAGTGACGATTTCCTCGACGGAGCGCCTTTTCGCCAATGCCGTGGAAACGGGGCCGGCGTCTACGGCCCGACCTTCGGGCATGGTAGATCCTACTACTAGTAATATgtcaccacaaccacagCTGCAGCTTCCTGGGACCAGTCCGGAAGCGTCGAGTATGGATTATCTATTTCACGATCTCACGAATTGTGATGAGATGGTGAATTTGGAATTGGCCATATAGTTAGTTTTACTATCGATTTGGGTGTTATTTCATATTTGTCAGGTGTTAGGACAGGAATACGGCAACTTTTAGAATTAGATATTAATAATGGACCATTACTTAATGGATAAGAAGGTTCCCGAATGTCAAGCATCAGAATCATGCAGCCATGACTCGAGACAGTCAATATATTGGCAAATGTACGACTTCAGACTACATACGAAGTAGAGCTAGCCATGTATGCAGAGCTATAACCTTCAGATAACGAGATCACCAGTCTCCCTGATTGGATATCATTGCATGTACTGTTATCACGCCTCTCAGCTGCCGGAGTTGCCGTAGCTGAACTGACAATGACTGGCAAACATTACGCTCACGGGCCAGTTAGCTGCTTTTGCTTTTGTGCGCACCTTGCTATTCGCTCGATTAGCTTAAAATGAGACATATCATAAATACAAGCGTGTATCGATATCGATACTCTGCCATATTTTCGTTGCTTTGGACTAGATCACTCCCCACTCATCCTCTCGGCCTCGCATAGCCAAGAGACCAGCAATACACACACATGCAACGATGGCCGAGAGCACGACCCAGCGAACAGCCGGGTCCGCTCCCAAAGTACAGCTAAGCTGTGAGATGTGTCGCCAGCGCAAGGTGAAATGCGACAAGCTCAGCCCGTGTACAAACTGCCAACGGCTCGGGGCGGCTTGTATCCCCGTGGAACGAGCACGTCTGCCACGGGGGCGCTTCCGAAAGTCGAAGGCTGCAGATCGGGTGCCCGAGAGAGGTTCTGCTGATGCGACTGATGAGTTGAAGGGGAGGATGGAAAGGTTGGAGGGGCTGATTTGTACGCTGATGCAGGATAACGGGGCTGCAGCCAATACTATCGTGCCAGTTATGGCTGATGCAGGAATCTTGCCGAGTCCCTGCGATACAGAGTCACGGAGTGATTTGCCTTCGCCTGTGGGTAATGACGTTCGAGGTGGAGGTGGGTTGGTGGCTCAGAAGCCCAGTACTTATTTGGGGAATTCGTTCTGGGAGGGCTTGATGCATGTACAAGTAAGTCTCATCTACCACGATTTCATGTAGCTTTGACGTTAACGTTGGAGTAAGAACCGGTCTTTGCGCAACCTCACGGACCAGGGTCATGATGGTGCGACGTTCGCGCCTTATGATATTCTCGTTCACGGATTGACGGGCAGGGCCTTGCTTAGTCCTTTATGTTCCAATACAGAGCCATGGGCGACCCCGCAGCTTCAACAGCATCTGTGTCATGTCTTTTTGACACAAGTCGATCCGGTATTCAAGATTCTACATCAACCGTCCCTGCGTGCTCTCCTCATAGAAGGGAAACCGTACCTCCACTATGGTGACCATCACCCAGCCCCGGAAGCTCTTCGATGCGCTGTTTACTATATAGCAGCGTGCAGTATTACCGAAGACCAGTGGCCCCCTGCCATAGGAGCCAGCAGAGCATCGGTAATCGCCAGATACCAAagagaaacagaagcagCCCTAGTGCGCGCAGAATTCGTCACATCGGACGACTTGACCGTTTTACAAGCATTCGTACTTTCGTTAATCGGAGCCCGCTCACAGGACCGGAGCCGACGAGCATGGACGATGCTTAGCATGGCTGTTCGTGTTGCACAAGCGCTCTCACTGCATGTGCCAGACCCACCATTTCTGATAACGCCGTTTGAGCAGGAAATGCGGAGGCGGTTGTGGGGTGCTATTGGGTTGCTGGACGTTCAGGCGTCGTTGGATCGGGCATCCGAGCCGATGATTTTACGGAGATGGTTGGAATTACATGCACCGTTGAACGTTAACGATGATGACATTCGGTTTGGGTATGAGATTGTGCCGGCGGAATCCGACAGTTTTACAGATAGTACATTCACCTTGATGATATCGAAGGCACAATGCGCTGTGCGATCACTCACGGAGCCGGGGTCACAGTACATGCATATACGGCAGGCATGCGTTGCCGATTTCCAGCGGACAGCATCACAACTGCTTCGTAGTTGTCAACCAGATGCATTGCCCTTTCATTGGTACGCTCTCCAAGTCGCAGACTACATCGCGGCCTCGATGCAGCTTATCTCTCTACGGCCACTCCAGCGCACCCCCGGCATTACTCCTCCTCACGTCCCCGGATCCAATGTCCTCCGACTATCCGTGGATATTCTGCAGAAAAAGGAGACACTACACAGCGATCCTCGCGGGCATCCGTGGCGCTGGTTTGAGGGCATCTTTGTCCCCTGGCATGCGCTGGCGGTCGCGATCGCAGAACTGTGTGGGTGCGAGGATGCAGCGCTGATAGAACGATACTGGGATACCGTGGAAGGCGCATTCGAGCGATTTGGAGGATTAGTCGCGGACGAGAAGGAGGGGATGCTGTGGAAGCCGATGGAGAGGTTGATGGGGAGAGCGCGTGCAAAAAGAGACACCTTGAGAGTAGTCTTTACTCCGGAGTCTGCATCTGCGCAGCCGCAGTCACCGTTCCTGCCGGTGATGGCTCCGGATCAGAACCAGCATCAAAGAGGGATGGGGCTGGCTGTAACGCCGTGTAGTAGTACCTCGGGTAGTATTGGGGTTGAACCATGGGCGAATGTGCCGACTGTATGGGATGGGGTGGATTTTGGGGATGTCGGTATTGATCAACTCTCGTGGACTAACTATCAGGATTTTATGGAGGATATGCAGCGATAAGTTGATTTTTCTATAGTTATTTAATTTTTCTCCAACAACACTAGTTTCGGCTTCAGATATCACCGGCAAATCATGTCTCGGGACAATCAATCCTGCCGAATGCATAATAAACGTATAGTTTGGGTCTAGAAGAACCAATAAGAGCTGCAGAGTGGTGATCCACGTAATAAGCAAAGAAAGAACCTGGTGTTTATCAAAACCCGACAAAGACCGAGGCAGATTGGCGCGAGAATCGCTATCTACAAGTATCTCTGTTCATCTTTAATGTACTTACTTCCCCAAAGCATCATGTCCGCTCAGCTCAGTTCTCGTACAATTACCACTGCGGCTGCTACTACCGCCGTGGCTGTTGGTATCGGCGCATACTCCCTCCAGACAGCACTTGCGGAAACAAACCAGCCCCCGATGGTATTTGGAAAGACCGGCTTCACGTCGCTGCGACTGCACAGCACCAAGACGGTGAATCATAATACGAAACGACTTGTGTTTGAGTTTCCGGATAAGGATGCGAAGAGTGGTCTTGCGTTGACTTGTATGCTGCCCTAACATATCGGATGAATGTTGGATGTGTTATTAACGAGTATAGCTTCTCTACTTACTATCTCCCGTCCTCAGGGCAGTTGGCTTCCCGTTATTCGGCCCTACACTCCTATCAGTGACTTCGGTATGTTTACACCAACCAATCCGGaacggaaaaaaaaaaaaaaaaaactaacGACGCAGACAACCCCGGCTACGTCGAGTTCCTGATCAAAAAATACCCCTCCGGCAAAGCCAGCACTCATCTCCACTCCCTCCAACCTGGCCAATCCATCTCCTTCTTCGGCCCCATCAAAGCCTACCCCTGGGCCCCCAACAAACACTCCCACATCTACCTCCTCGCCGGCGGCGCAGGCATCACGCCCATGTACCAACTGATCCAAGGCGCGCTGAAGGACCCCGAAGATAAAACGAAGATCACATTGGTGTTTGGTGTGAATACAGAGGAGGATTTAGTGTTGagggaggagttggagggATTTAAGAAGCGGTATCCTGAGCGGCTTGAGACAGTGTATACTATTAGTGATGGAAAGACCGAGGGGAAGACGTTTGAGAAGGGGAGGATTACGGAGGAGTTATTGAAGAAGGTTATGAAGCCTAAGGGGTCTGAGGAGGATGTGAAAGTGTTTGTCTGCGGACCGCCGGCTATGGAGACGGCGTTGATCgggtcgaatgggtggtttGGGGGTGGGAAGGGGATTCTGGGACAGCTTGGGTACACTAAGGATCAGATTTTTAAGTTTTAGTTTGTTTCCTGTTTGTACTCTAACCGCACTCCGTTCTACCTCTACCTCTACTTAAGCCCTATACTCGCCAAACATTCCCTAAATCAAGGAAGTGGTAGCAACAGCTACAGCTTCGGTTTCATCGCCTTGAACACCAATACAACACCAATGACATCCACCTCAACAACCTCAAAATTCGCCTTCAAAGCCTCCACAAATGACTCCACGTCATCTGTCTCATTGCTCATAATCCCGTCGTACACGCAGAACCGCCGAATCAGCCCCCCGAAGAAGTTATCCTTGACCCCCTTCCCCAAAACCGTAGCCCCAGTAACAACCCCATCCTCCTTCAGAACCCCTTTCACATGCTCAAAAACACAAATCTTGTTCCCCACCGGTCCCGGCAAGCAATGTAACAAGAAGTACATCGACACCGAATCAAACTTCTCCCCCGCGCGCACGGGCAACGGTTTCAACACATCGCAAAGCAATTCCCTCGCATCCTCCCTTCCAGCTCTGGCTTTGGCTTTGGCCATCGCCGTCGGGCTCAGATCGCACAGCGTCAGACGCGTTGTTTGCGGGATAGTCCCGTTGGCGAGGTAGTAGCCTGTGCCGACGCCGATGTCGAGGTGGTTGGAGCCAATGTTGGAGACGAAAAGGGGGAGGAGGTGGGTTTTTGTGGGGCAACGCCAGGCCCAAGTGTTGACGATGTTGAGGACCCAGTAGTCGTAGATTTGGAGGACTAGGGGGTTGTAGATGGCGATGCCGCGCTCGGTAGGGGTTAGTTTGGGCATGGTGGTGAATTGTCTGGGTAACTAGGGCCGGAGGATATGAATAATCGAGTAATGGGAATGGAGatgttgaggatgggatggtaGAAGAAAGtacagaggaagacgagaTGGTACTTATAGTTAATGTCTTTGTTTGTCCTATCTTAGGGTCTACGGATGTGACCGGATGCGAGTGTGAATGTGTACGTAGACATGCTCAAGGTGTCAGGGGAGTTGCTTCTTCTATGTTTCACTGATATTTAGGGTTAATTTCTATATTGGTGCCTGATTAACGTACCTGAATATCTACAAATTTAGTATAGCCCGGCATGATATGCACCAACCCTAACGTCAGGTTACACCTTGAATGTAAGTATCAAGCAACAAAGGCTTTTTGAAGTAAAATCAATCCGAAATAGTTCAAATTCCTATCCCATACGGATTATTACTATCTAAATAATCTAAATTACCAAATCCGTCGACAACAAAACCAGGAAAAAtcaaacaaaagaaaacaaagtcAACAAAAAGTCTCCTCAATATACGTCTTCAACTCTCCCACCGTCTCACACTCCATGAAAATAGAACTCTTCACCTCAATTCCTAACTGACTCGTGAACTTCTCCGCCAACACCAAGGACATCAGCGAGTCGACACCGAGAGTAGCAAAGGCCGCGTCATCGGTGAGTTGGGACAGCTCCAGTGCGGATTCTTTGGCGATAAGGTCCAGGGCGCCGGTAATTGTTGGATTCTGCGTTGCTGCCGCCTGAGCCGCGGCCGGGGCTGGCTCAGCTCGTTTGGCAGGGACAGGGGCAGGGGCAGGCACTGGAGCAGCTGTCTTAGGAGCGGCCGACTTGAACGCTTCAGCGGGAGCAGAAACAGGCACTGGTGCAGGTGCAGCAGGCTTAACCGGTACAGCCGGAGCTGCGGCATGCAATGGCTTGGCCACATCTGGCGGCGAGAAGAACGTAGGCAGTAAGCTCCTCGGGAACCGCCGGAACGTAATCTTCTCAACCAAACCAATGATCTCCCCGTCCTGCAGCACATACACATCTCCGTTCCAGAACCCAGCCTGTCCCTCGATCGGCGTCATCTGCACATACGATTGATACTTTCCACCCTTCACCAGAGGCTTCGCAAACCGCAACCCCGCCCATCCCGGCGTCACGTAGAAGTAGTCGATCGTGTTGGACGCATCGCTGCCATTCATGACTAGTCCAGCAAGATGCGCCACAGGGTCAGTGAAATACGGTGGCACAGTCCAAGTTCCCGACCCCTGGGTTGTGAGGGTAACATTCGCCATGGCTTCGTACTCGTGCATAATGGCGGACTGGATGCCACGGTACTTGTCGGCGTAGTCGACGAGATTGTTGAAGAGACGGTAGGCCATGTTGCGCGGGAGGACGGCGGCCTTGCCCTCGGTGGCCATGCGTTCAAGGGAAGCAATGCGGCTATTGACCAGGTGAGACAGGCGACGCCATTGCGAGAGCCACACATTGGCGTCACCGTATTCCACGACGGCCGAGGCGAAGTGCTCGGGGCTTGTGATGCCGTCGGTCACGTTGTACCAGTGGATGGTTGTGGTTGCTGGGGAAGTGGTAAGGTCGGCTGTGGCGCGAAGTTCAAAGAGCTGGTCAGCTTTGGAGAACTTTTGCGCGACGAGGCCTTGCAGGACAATCAggttggtgatgttgatgcctGGGGCGGATGTGTTGGTGATTTTCTTGTAGAGGTGGTCGGCGATGGTGAAGGCGATGTCGCCATGGATAGACTGTGAATGTGTTAGATAGGATTCTGATACAAGTGAATAAGGCAACTCACCGATGTGGCAACACCACAATCGTTCATCCGGTGACCATTGGCGGCCTCGAAAAGGTCGGGATGCATGAGGTTCGACCGGGCCACAAAAGTCGCTGTGGAACCAGTAACGTCCTCCTGAAGCACCTGATGAATAGACGAGGTCGTCAAGGTCGACACGGCTGACGAAGGCACCGGCTGACTGACTTCCTTACCCTTGGTGAGAGTCCATGTGCCGCGATATTGGATCCAATATCTCTTCTCATTCCACGAGTACGACGGCAAGTCCAACAGCCGCAGCGATGCCTCAAATGGCCGATGCACTTCGTTCCACTGCAAGGTGAGACCGTCGCTGTGCAATCCAGCCAAACTATCCGCCAACGTGTTCCAGTTGTTCTCGTTGCGCCGCAGCGTCGGCACCAACCGCTTGACCTCGGGGAGACAGTTGCGGATAAACGAGACAAGCACTGGGTGAGGCCCAGCTTCAACCCAGACAGTGTTGTGGTCGATAATGCCAATCTCCTGCGCAGCCTGTAAAGCACCAACGA from Aspergillus chevalieri M1 DNA, chromosome 2, nearly complete sequence includes:
- a CDS encoding Zn(II)2Cys6 transcription factor (COG:S;~EggNog:ENOG410QDK3;~InterPro:IPR036864,IPR007219,IPR001138;~PFAM:PF00172,PF04082;~antiSMASH:Cluster_2.2;~go_function: GO:0000981 - DNA-binding transcription factor activity, RNA polymerase II-specific [Evidence IEA];~go_function: GO:0003677 - DNA binding [Evidence IEA];~go_function: GO:0008270 - zinc ion binding [Evidence IEA];~go_process: GO:0006351 - transcription, DNA-templated [Evidence IEA];~go_process: GO:0006355 - regulation of transcription, DNA-templated [Evidence IEA]) — protein: MAESTTQRTAGSAPKVQLSCEMCRQRKVKCDKLSPCTNCQRLGAACIPVERARLPRGRFRKSKAADRVPERGSADATDELKGRMERLEGLICTLMQDNGAAANTIVPVMADAGILPSPCDTESRSDLPSPVGNDVRGGGGLVAQKPSTYLGNSFWEGLMHVQNRSLRNLTDQGHDGATFAPYDILVHGLTGRALLSPLCSNTEPWATPQLQQHLCHVFLTQVDPVFKILHQPSLRALLIEGKPYLHYGDHHPAPEALRCAVYYIAACSITEDQWPPAIGASRASVIARYQRETEAALVRAEFVTSDDLTVLQAFVLSLIGARSQDRSRRAWTMLSMAVRVAQALSLHVPDPPFLITPFEQEMRRRLWGAIGLLDVQASLDRASEPMILRRWLELHAPLNVNDDDIRFGYEIVPAESDSFTDSTFTLMISKAQCAVRSLTEPGSQYMHIRQACVADFQRTASQLLRSCQPDALPFHWYALQVADYIAASMQLISLRPLQRTPGITPPHVPGSNVLRLSVDILQKKETLHSDPRGHPWRWFEGIFVPWHALAVAIAELCGCEDAALIERYWDTVEGAFERFGGLVADEKEGMLWKPMERLMGRARAKRDTLRVVFTPESASAQPQSPFLPVMAPDQNQHQRGMGLAVTPCSSTSGSIGVEPWANVPTVWDGVDFGDVGIDQLSWTNYQDFMEDMQR
- a CDS encoding cytochrome b5 reductase family protein (COG:C,H;~EggNog:ENOG410PJFC;~InterPro:IPR001834,IPR001709,IPR001433,IPR017927, IPR008333,IPR017938,IPR039261;~PFAM:PF00175,PF00970;~SMCOG1094:ferredoxin;~antiSMASH:Cluster_2.2;~go_function: GO:0016491 - oxidoreductase activity [Evidence IEA];~go_process: GO:0055114 - oxidation-reduction process [Evidence IEA]), whose amino-acid sequence is MSAQLSSRTITTAAATTAVAVGIGAYSLQTALAETNQPPMVFGKTGFTSLRLHSTKTVNHNTKRLVFEFPDKDAKSGLALTSSLLTISRPQGSWLPVIRPYTPISDFDNPGYVEFLIKKYPSGKASTHLHSLQPGQSISFFGPIKAYPWAPNKHSHIYLLAGGAGITPMYQLIQGALKDPEDKTKITLVFGVNTEEDLVLREELEGFKKRYPERLETVYTISDGKTEGKTFEKGRITEELLKKVMKPKGSEEDVKVFVCGPPAMETALIGSNGWFGGGKGILGQLGYTKDQIFKF
- a CDS encoding class I SAM-dependent methyltransferase (COG:Q;~EggNog:ENOG410PQMA;~InterPro:IPR029063,IPR013217,IPR016584;~PFAM:PF13649,PF08242,PF08241;~antiSMASH:Cluster_2.2;~go_function: GO:0008168 - methyltransferase activity [Evidence IEA]) — translated: MPKLTPTERGIAIYNPLVLQIYDYWVLNIVNTWAWRCPTKTHLLPLFVSNIGSNHLDIGVGTGYYLANGTIPQTTRLTLCDLSPTAMAKAKARAGREDARELLCDVLKPLPVRAGEKFDSVSMYFLLHCLPGPVGNKICVFEHVKGVLKEDGVVTGATVLGKGVKDNFFGGLIRRFCVYDGIMSNETDDVESFVEALKANFEVVEVDVIGVVLVFKAMKPKL